A window of Komagataella phaffii GS115 chromosome 1, complete sequence contains these coding sequences:
- a CDS encoding Subunit 5 of the stator stalk of mitochondrial F1F0 ATP synthase produces MFTRSFVRSMATAAKTVKPPVQLFGLDGTYATALYTASVKVSSVDQAAGSLNKLKTYLDTDSTTSGIVSNPALSLNDRTFVVQTLNSKLSLDKSVSNLLEVLAENNRLGLLGDIVKQFGVLTDAHNGVVEATVTSASPLDKKSLNRIQQAITGSEFVGQGKSLKINNQVNPDILGGLIVEVADRTVDLSISAKIAKLNKVLTESL; encoded by the coding sequence ATGTTTACTCGTTCTTTTGTTCGTTCCATGGCTACAGCTGCCAAGACCGTCAAGCCACCAGTTCAATTGTTTGGATTAGACGGAACCTACGCTACTGCTCTGTACACTGCCTCCGTGAAAGTTTCCAGTGTTGACCAGGCTGCTGGGTCCCTGAATAAGCTGAAGACTTACTTGGACACTGATTCTACCACATCCGGAATTGTGAGCAACCCAGCCTTGTCTCTGAACGACAGAACCTTCGTTgttcaaactttgaactCCAAACTATCTCTGGACAAATCAGTTTCCAACCTTTTGGAAGTTCTAGCTGAGAACAATCGATTGGGACTACTTGGCGACATTGTTAAGCAGTTTGGTGTTTTGACTGATGCCCACAACGGTGTTGTTGAGGCTACCGTCACCTCTGCTTCTCCATTGGATAAGAAATCGCTGAACAGAATCCAACAAGCTATTACTGGCTCTGAATTTGTTGGCCAAGGcaaatcattgaaaattaACAACCAAGTTAACCCTGACATTTTGGGTGGTCTTATTGTAGAAGTTGCTGACAGAACTGTTGATCTTTCTATTTCAGCCAAAATTGCCAAGTTAAACAAGGTCTTAACCGAGTCTCTTTAG
- a CDS encoding mitochondrial 54S ribosomal protein RML2 (Mitochondrial ribosomal protein of the large subunit, has similarity to E. coli L2 ribosomal protein) → MFNLPLRSLPRASWGKKLLQTHLFGSVSFFSTGARTLATEPTPRITQAAGDLTDLEKQHEIIARQTKLSKETVQLKKLKPTSPGLRWWRKPMYPYLWKGKPVRALTKTRVSRSGRNHTGRIVVRHRGGGHQRRIRFIDYHRKEPGRQTVVRIEYDPNRTAHIALLKHNDTGNLSYIIACQGLREGDIVESFRSGIPEYLMEEMGGRIDPAILNAKTAQKGNCLPISMIAVGTIVHNVSETVHGPAKYCRAAGANARIVNKIPEKRKAVVRLQSGEERYVSIDACATLGVTSNPDHQHESLGKAGRSRHRGIRPTVRGVAQNKCDHPMGGGRGKSKSNKLSMSPWGVLAKGGFKTRRGKNINKQKVRDRPRGKLSQRN, encoded by the coding sequence ATGTTTAACCTACCACTCAGAAGCCTACCACGGGCGAGCTGGGGTAAGAAACTGTTGCAAACCCATTTGTTTGGGTCTGTAAGCTTTTTCAGCACCGGAGCTCGAACTCTGGCCACAGAACCTACTCCAAGGATTACTCAAGCCGCTGGTGACCTTACTgatttggagaaacaaCACGAAATCATTGCTAGACAGACGAAGCTTTCTAAGGAGACGgttcaattgaaaaaactaAAACCTACATCTCCAGGTTTGAGATGGTGGAGGAAACCAATGTATCCTTATTTATGGAAGGGTAAACCTGTTCGAGCCCTGACGAAGACCAGAGTCAGTAGATCGGGAAGAAACCACACCGGACGAATTGTCGTTAGACACAGAGGTGGAGGGCATCAACGTAGAATCAGGTTTATTGACTACCACCGTAAAGAACCGGGTAGACAAACCGTGGTAAGAATTGAGTACGACCCTAACAGAACTGCTCATATCGCTTTGCTGAAACATAATGATACCGGAAACCTTAGTTACATCATTGCTTGTCAAGGGTTAAGAGAAGGTGATATTGTTGAATCGTTTAGATCTGGTATTCCTGAATATTTGATGGAAGAGATGGGCGGTCGTATCGATCCAGCTATTTTGAACGCAAAAACTGctcaaaaaggaaattgtCTTCCAATCTCTATGATAGCAGTGGGCACCATCGTCCATAATGTCAGCGAGACCGTGCATGGTCCTGCTAAGTATTGTCGTGCTGCTGGAGCAAATGCCAGAATCGTTAATAAAATCCCTGAGAAGCGTAAGGCTGTGGTTCGTTTGCAATCCGGTGAAGAGAGATATGTTTCCATTGACGCATGCGCTACATTGGGAGTAACTTCTAATCCAGATCATCAACATGAAAGTCTCGGTAAAGCCGGTCGTTCCAGGCATAGAGGAATAAGACCCACTGTGAGAGGTGTGGCCCAGAATAAATGCGACCATCCTATGGGTGGTGGTAGAGGAAAATCCAAGTCCAATAAGCTGTCCATGTCGCCATGGGGTGTATTGGCCAAGGGTGGTTTCAAGACtagaagaggaaagaaCATCAACAAACAGAAGGTCAGAGATAGACCAAGAGGAAAACTTTCTCAACGCAATTAG
- a CDS encoding Subunit D of the eight-subunit V1 peripheral membrane domain of the vacuolar H+-ATPase (V-ATPase), with translation MSGSGNREQVFPTRMTLGLMKGKLKGAQQGYSLLKRKSEALTKRFREITRRIDDAKRKMGRVMQTAAFSLAQVTYATGDNIGYSVQDSVKSARFQVKAREENVSGVRLPQFETHINEDINDFKMTGLGRGGLQVQKAAEVYTSSVETLVELASLQTAFIILDEVIKVTNRRVNAIEHVVIPRTENTIAYINSELDELDREEFYRLKKVQEKKQQQTALQDAEAAAKKAQLLEKKANDKLEADQKAEENKDNEASEQAKAEYDPEEEARQVSKFIDEPADDLTAQQEEDIIF, from the exons ATGTCCGGATCAGGAAACAG GGAACAAGTCTTCCCCACTCGTATGACTTTAGGTCTCATGAAGGGTAAACTGAAGGGAGCTCAACAGGGTTACTCCTTATTGAAGAGAAAGTCTGAGGCTCTTACCAAGAGATTCAGGGAGATTACGCGTCGAATCGACGACgccaaaagaaagatggGACGAGTTATGCAAACAGCAGCTTTCTCTCTTGCTCAGGTGACATATGCAACGGGCGACAATATTGGATATTCAGTCCAGGACTCAGTCAAGAGCGCCAGATTCCAGGTGAAAGCCCGTGAAGAGAACGTAAGTGGTGTTCGTCTTCCCCAATTTGAGACCCATATCAACGAAGATATCAATGATTTCAAGATGACAGGACTGGGACGAGGTGGTCTTCAGGTCCAAAAGGCTGCAGAAGTATATACGAGTTCGGTGGAGACATTGGTGGAATTGGCTTCATTGCAGACTGCTTTTATCATATTGGATGAGGTTATCAAGGTTACGAACAGACGTGTGAACGCTATCGAACATGTTGTCATTCCCCGTACAGAAAACACCATTGCATACATTAACTCGGAACTTGACGAGCTTGATAGAGAGGAGTTCTACCGACTGAAGAAggttcaagagaagaaacaacaacaaactgCTTTGCAGGATGCCGAGGCTGCTGCAAAGAAGGCCCAATTactggaaaagaaagccAATGATAAGTTGGAGGCAGACCAGAAGGCcgaagaaaacaaagataATGAAGCTAGTGAGCAAGCTAAAGCGGAGTACGATCCTGAGGAAGAGGCTAGACAGGTTTCCAAGTTCATAGATGAACCGGCTGATGATCTTACTGCCCAACAGGAAGAGGATATCATTTTTTAG
- a CDS encoding Component of the spliceosome complex involved in pre-mRNA splicing, producing MEKLITYEDLAYEESLLLDPYSLESWIAYYRHKEHSSPVDQQFYVLFRAANALKRAPEIWILCLKTCVKLWEERKSELEEFDGLIKVFEQSLLYNGSSPIIWALYLKALVKYSCIPGITFVRRKSDQCLQTLPFAKHHLIWPFLLQFADDVGAITSLSIWTRFYYYKKTCMPYVRLQDASSIEEETGFIPDQYKLENVTYQTILHKLTSQAHSDLSAYTRTFQDLLDNTEFLATVELSELKLYTDYLNVLIKHPQESENIDYKSHDTKIEKLVQYLIEKFPDQQASMIIHWTQYWINRGNFHKVREIFEVGITKSKTVKDFVVVYDTYLEFEETVISTTLKDLELQGLETSPMLELRMHSFEQLMDRRELLMNDVLLRQDKNDVATWLDRVAIFDKETQLQNVLATYVEAIRTIDPGTIEEPGVLPKLWLGYIDVYKSKGDLKTARKIYAATLKANFPFPEDLADLVISWAEMELENDDYPQAIDVMKTSLKEFALKKSTKLWSFYLDLVESSGNIPDTIKLYDTVIDLKIATPLTILNYCNFLEEHQRYQECLRCYEKGVHLFRFPVSFEIWNVYLSKMVNEQAKFKLTNEHIRDLFEQCIEQCPLNLVEPIYIGYAKFELDHGFISKAFRIYEQAIEKLEDEKEKYNIFKIYIQVSLLNQEDQKTRKIYEQALESLPATLYGFTESIVIPFVELEIKLKEISRARAIFHYAADLIVPTKKNPILWERWERFELHYGNEDTFKSMLRYQRSIDDQAKLEDVETLVESNAPVQFVASSTGPQVGSATTNNMEKKINPDAIDLEFDDLSD from the coding sequence ATGGAGAAGCTGATTACTTATGAAGACCTGGCTTACGAGGAGTCATTGCTGCTAGATCCATACTCATTGGAGTCCTGGATTGCTTATTATCGTCACAAGGAGCACTCGTCCCCTGTAGATCAACAGTTCTACGTACTGTTCAGAGCTGCTAACGCTTTGAAAAGAGCACCTGAAATTTGGATCCTGTGTCTGAAAACCTGTGTGAAGCTTTGGGAGGAGCGAAAGTCTGAATTGGAGGAGTTTGACGGTTTAATCAAAGTGTTCGAACAATCTTTACTTTACAATGGGTCTTCTCCCATAATCTGGGCTTTGTACTTGAAGGCACTAGTCAAATACTCATGTATCCCTGGGATAACCTTTGTTAGACGGAAATCTGACCAGTGTTTACAAACACTTCCTTTTGCAAAACATCATTTGATATGGCCTTTTCTCCTGCAATTTGCTGACGATGTTGGAGCCATCACCTCCTTGTCGATTTGGACAAGATTTTACTATTATAAGAAAACATGCATGCCTTATGTGAGGCTCCAGGATGCTTCgtcaattgaagaagaaaccgGATTTATTCCTGATCAGTACAAATTGGAGAACGTTACTTACCAGACTATACTTCATAAACTAACCAGTCAAGCGCATTCAGACTTATCAGCATACacaagaacttttcaagatttgcTGGATAATACGGAGTTTCTGGCAACAGTAGAGCTCTCCGAATTGAAGTTGTATACAGACTATCTTAATGTGCTAATAAAGCATCCCCAAGAATCAGAGAACATTGATTACAAGTCGCATGACACGAAGATCGAAAAACTGGTTCAATACCtaattgaaaagtttcctgACCAACAAGCATCCATGATAATACATTGGACTCAATACTGGATAAACAGAGGAAATTTCCATAAAGTAAGggaaatctttgaagtcGGGATAACCAAATCAAAGACGGTGAAGGATTTTGTTGTGGTCTACGACACATACTTAGAGTTCGAAGAAACTGTTATCTCCActactttgaaagatttaGAGCTTCAAGGGCTGGAGACTTCACCAATGTTGGAATTGAGGATGCATAGCTTCGAACAACTAATGGACAGAAGAGAGTTATTAATGAACGACGTTCTGTTGAGACAGGACAAGAATGATGTTGCAACTTGGTTAGATAGAGTTGCGatttttgataaagagaCACAATTACAAAACGTTTTAGCCACTTATGTTGAAGCAATTAGAACTATTGATCCTGGCACCATCGAAGAACCTGGAGTGTTGCCCAAACTTTGGTTAGGATACATTGATGTATACAAATCGAAGggtgatttgaaaacaGCCCGGAAAATATACGCTGCTACTTTGAAGGCGAACTTTCCTTTTCCAGAAGATTTGGCAGATCTTGTCATTTCCTGGGCTGAAATGGAATTGGAGAATGATGACTATCCTCAGGCTATAGATGTGATGAAAACCTCACTAAAAGAATTCgcattgaaaaaatctaCCAAATTATGGTCATTTTATCTGGATTTGGTAGAGTCGTCAGGCAATATTCCTGATACAATCAAATTGTATGATACAGTGATTGACCTAAAAATAGCCACTCCCTTAACAATTCTAAACTATTGtaattttttggaagaacaCCAACGATATCAGGAGTGCTTAAGATGTTACGAGAAAGGTGTACATTTGTTTCGTTTCCCTGTTTCCTTCGAGATTTGGAATGTCtatctttccaaaatggtCAACGAGCAGGCAAAGTTCAAGCTCACAAACGAACATATCAGGGATTTGTTTGAACAATGTATTGAACAATGTCCTCTGAATCTTGTAGAGCCAATATATATTGGGTACGCAAAGTTTGAACTCGATCATGGTTTTATCAGTAAAGCTTTTAGAATCTACGAGCAAGCTAtagaaaagttggaagacgAAAAGGAGAAATATAATATTTTCAAGATATACATACAAGTGTCTTTGCTGAACCAAGAGGATCAGAAAACTCGAAAGATTTACGAACAAGCTCTCGAGTCACTACCTGCTACATTATATGGATTCACTGAATCAATTGTTATTCCCTTCGTTGAGTTGGAAATTAAGCTCAAAGAAATCTCACGAGCAAGGGCCATATTTCATTATGCTGCGGATCTTATTGTCCCCACTAAGAAGAATCCCATCTTATGGGAACGTTGGGAACGTTTTGAATTGCATTATGGTAATGAAGACACATTCAAATCAATGCTGCGGTATCAGAGATCAATTGACGACCAAGCTAAACTAGAAGATGTCGAGACCTTAGTCGAGTCCAACGCTCCCGTACAGTTTGTCGCATCGTCTACGGGACCCCAAGTAGGTTCTGCTACCACTA